Proteins found in one Triticum urartu cultivar G1812 chromosome 4, Tu2.1, whole genome shotgun sequence genomic segment:
- the LOC125550815 gene encoding cleavage stimulating factor 64-like, producing MAAAPAGPQNRCVFVGNIPYDATEELLVQICEEVGPVVSFRLVVDKETGKPKGYGFCEYKDEETALSARRNLQGHDVNGRQLRVDFAENGRNTDRNREKGRGGPGMSSTVDAQKQLTTTPAVGDTSLHQLIGLPPAIHAASVMAGVLGGAQTANVQNGLPVQFGLGNDPLTHYLARMSRHQLYEIMSELKTLTTQNNDLAKKLLQGIPQLPKALFQAQIMLGLVTPQMMQMAKSQQPSSSLAQSSHLNESFPQPDDVLPIVHKPPPNPNVMQEQTALLHNFPQYQHSSQPPVKMFPHGHQSGVLAHPPMLPQPFGTSSSVPTQPLVTSGGLISQVQPSFLTQHPRPPVMPTNVQQLPLTNPHLPQVAAEPEIFPKEIRLPDRASHQAELDHPSKLRKLEDGTLTPGIVNNSPAIYTAPSQVIPTGPSGSYSSGAVNFQQPENEAPQLTQDDESALLQQVLQLTPEQLSSLPVEQQQQVIQLQKMLSAGK from the exons ATGGCGGCCGCCCCCGCGGGCCCCCAGAACCGCTGCGTCTTCG TTGGGAACATTCCATACGATGCGACAGAGGAGCTGCTCGTGCAGATATGCGAGGAAGTCGGGCCCGTGGTCTCCTTCAG ACTGGTTGTTGATAAGGAAACTGGAAAGCCGAAAGGTTATGGATTTTGTGAATACAAGGATGAAGAGACAGCTCTAAGTGCACGCCGGAACCTTCAGGGTCATGATGTTAATGGTCGTCAGTTACGTGTTGATTTTGCTGAAAATGGGAGGAACACTGACAGAAATAGAGAAAAG GGTCGTGGAGGACCAGGAATGTCATCTACTGTTG ATGCTCAGAAACAATTAACCACAACTCCCGCTGTAGGGGACACCAGCCTTCATCAGCTTATTGGTCTTCCACCGGCAATACATGCTGCATCTGTGATGGCTGGCGTTCTTGGGGGAGCTCAAACTGCAAATGTACAAAATGGTTTACCTGTCCAATTTGGGCTTGGAAATGACCCTCTTACCCATTACTTGGCCAGGATGTCAAGGCATCAGTTGTATGAAATCATGTCTGAGTTGAAG ACCCTAACTACTCAAAATAACGACCTTGCCAAAAAACTGCTGCAAGGAATTCCACAGCTTCCAAAGGCCCTATTTCAG GCACAGATAATGCTCGGGCTGGTGACACCTCAGATG ATGCAGATGGCTAAGAGCCAACAGCCTTCTAGTTCGTTGGCACAATCTTCTCACCTCAATGAATCATTTCCGCAGCCAGATGATGTGTTACCAATTGTTCATAAACCTCCACCAAACCCTAATGTCATGCAGGAACAAACTGCACTGCTGCATAACTTTCCTCAGTATCAGCATTCATCTCAGCCCCCAGTCAAAATGTTTCCGCATGGACATCAGTCTGGGGTGCTGGCACACCCTCCAATGCTACCTCAGCCCTTCGGCACCTCTTCCAGTGTTCCTACTCAACCCCTTGTAACCTCAGGAGGCTTGATATCACAAGTTCAGCCTTCATTTTTGACACAGCACCCTAGACCACCAGTTATGCCAACTAATGTACAGCAACTACCCTTGACCAATCCTCATCTCCCCCAG GTTGCTGCTGAACCTGAGATATTTCCGAAGGAAATAAGATTGCCTGATCGAGCTAGTCATCAGGCAGAGTTAGACCATCCATCGAAACTGAGAAAATTGGAGGACGGAACATTGACGCCAGGAATTGTAAACAATAGTCCTGCTATTTATACTGCTCCATCGCAGGTCATCCCTACTGGACCATCAGGGAGCTATAGTTCTGGTGCTGTTAACTTTCAGCAACCAGAGAATGAAGCGCCTCAG CTCACACAGGACGACGAGTCAGCCCTTCTGCAGCAAGTCTTACAACTGACACCTGAGCAGCTGAGTTCATTGCCagtggagcagcagcagcaggtgATACAGCTTCAGAAGATGCTATCAGCTGGTAAATAG